The nucleotide sequence AATTCCGATGAAGAAATCGGCTCTTTTGAATCAAAAAACCGAATACAGCGTCTTGCTATGAGGGTTGAGCGCACCTGGGTCATGGAACCGTCTTATGGAAGTGAGGGAAAATTAAAAACGCGGCGTAAAGGCATCGGCGAATTTATGATTCGAGTCAAGGGACAAGCCGCCCATTCCGGATTAGCCCCCGAAAAAGGCATTAGTGCCATTCTAGAATTATCTTATCTCATCCAAAAATTATTTGCCCTCAATAATCCCCAAAGAGGCATTACGGTTAATGTAGGCTTAATTGATGGGGGAATTCGCCCTAATGTGATTGCACCGGCCAGTAAAGCGGTGGTAGATGTGAGAATCTTACATCCTGAAGATGCAGAATATATTGAACAAGCCATCCGTCATTTAGAACCCACTGTACCCGGCATCGAGTTAATTATAGAGGGAGGATTTGATCGCCTGCCGATGGAAAAAACCCCAGGTAATGAAAAACTCTGGCAACTGGCTCAACAAGCGGCTTTAGAGCTTGGATTTGAAATAGATGAAGTAACGGCAGGCGGGGTTTCCGATGGCAATTTTACCAGCATTTATAGTCCTACTTTAGATGGCTTAGGCGCTGTGGGAGATGAGGCCCATTCGTTAGGGGAATTTGTCGATTTAAAGTCAATGGTTGATAGGACGGCTTTATTATCCCGTTTATTGTGGGAAAAAACCCTTAACAATAATTAATCATATTTAGAAAATTTAAAGATCTGAAAGCCTCTTGCGTAATTTCACCCTTAACTAGACTTTTGTTCATTTATTTAATAACCCGTAAAATTATGTTCAACAAGTATTTTTTTACCTCCCTAACCAGGATCTCAGATTTAGCCGCTCAACCTTTTGAAGTAAAACCCATTCCTAGAGAACAATGGGCAACCGGCGATTATGTCGTGGGTGAAATTATTTCGCCGCTCGGAAAAACTGCCATTATTGAGTTAGTTACTGGGCGTATGGTAGAGGTATTAGAAGGAGATCAAATCGTTGGGGCCTTTGGTATGCGGCGAGCTACCTTAGAAGCGGTGGGAGACTGGCAACATATTGACAAAGATGGTTATATGGAAGCCCTCACCGAAGGAGGATTATTTGGCAAAGCCACCTCTATTTCTTTTCTCTTAAACAATTTACCGCCGATGAAATATCAAGGTCATGTTTGGCGGCAAAATCACAAAGTTTGTATGCAAGATTTTGTGCCTTATGTTGCTCCTGTGCCCTATAATTGCCCGACAATTCTTATGCTTGGCACTTCTATGTCTTGCGGAAAAACTACCACCGCACGAGTCATTATTCGGCTTCTCAAACAAGCGGGATTAAAAATTGTGGCGGCTAAATTAGCCGGAGCCGGACAATATCATGATATTCTTTCTATGCAAGATGCCGGAGCCGATAAAATATTTGATTTTGTTGATATCGGTTTACCCTCTTCGGTTTGTCTAGCAGAAGAATTTCGCAGTTATGTTCGTCAATTACTCAGTAGAATTGCCGCCGAAAAACCCGATGTAGTAATCGCTGAAGTCGGGGCTTCACCATTTGAACCCTACAATGGCAAAGTGGTATTAGAAGAGATCAAAAATCAAATTTGCTGTACGGTTTTATGTGCAAGTGATCCCTATGCAGTTATCGGCGCGATTCATGAGTTTGGCTTGCAACCCAATGTTATTAGTGGTATTGTAACTGATACAACGGCCGGGGTGGCTTTAGTGGAAAACATGACAGGTATTCCGGCGATTACTATTTTTGATCGAGAGTCTCAGCATAAGTTAAAAGAGATTTTAAAAGTTCAGTTGTCCTCAAAACATTTAACGTTATCAAGTTAATGTTAAAAGCCATGTATAGCTTGGCATTTGGGTGAAAACTGTAGAATAAGTGACATTAGCTGGGTAAAGTGTTAAAGTTTTAACATCTATATATTTAAGATTAAATCCTATCCTGATATGATTTTTGATGCTGGTAAATTACCCAGAGATGAAACTCTCGAAACAGAAATTTGTATTATTGGAACAGGACCGGCAGGAATCACTTTAGCTAAAGAGTTTATCGGAGGAGACTTTCGGGTTATCCTTCTAGAAAGTGGTACTTTTGAATTTGACCAAGCCACTCAATCCCTATGTGATGGCGAAATAGGAGAACCCTTGCGTCCCTACCACTTGCGGGCTAGACAATTTGGGGGGACATGTAATAAATGGGGGATTCAAATTGGCAATGGCAAACAGGGGATTAGATATGCTCCCTTCGATGAAATTGATTTTGAAAAGCGAGATTGGCTACCCTATAGTGGCTGGCCGTTTAGTAAAAGCCATCTCGATCCATTTTATGAAAAAGCTCACAGCTTTTGCCAAATAGGCCCCTATAACTATGAAGCAACCACTTGGGAAGATAACGAGGGTCGTCAAATAAAGTTTAAGGGAAATCAAGTCATCACGACGGTATTTCAGTTTGGAGCGCGTGACGTTTTTCTGCAAAACTACCTCAAGGACATCAAAGCAGCGCCCAATATTACCACTTATCTTAAAGCCAACGTGGTCAACATAGAAACCAATGACACGGCTAATCTTGTCCTTCGGGTTAAGGTGGCAACTTTAAATGGTAATCAATTCTGGGTGAAAGCTAAGACCTTTATTTTAGCCACAGGTGGGCTTGAAAATGCTCGCTTATTGTTACTATCTAATCAAACGCAGAAAACAGGTCTAGGCAATCAACATGATTTAGTGGGTAGATTCTTTATGGATCACTTTATGATTTATTGTGGTATGTTGCTTCCTAGCACAAAAAAGATTTTTGATCAAACAATTTTTTATGATTTACGCTGTGTTAAAGGGATACCCATCATGGGAAAACTTGCCCTAACGCAACAGACAATGCGTGAACAACAACTTTTAAACACAGCAACCTATTTAATTCCTAGATACAAAACTTACCATCTACAAAGAATGTCTCTCCGAGCCTTGGAGATTTTACAAAGTTCTTTGAAACAGAAAAAAATTTACCCAAATATGGCAAGATATTTAAATCGCTTAATTGGGGGCAAGTTAACACATATTGTTCATGCTATTCCCAGAAAAATAACTAGACGACCCTTCTATTACGCCTCTATAGCCGAAGGAGGATGGTCAAGCTTACCTAACAAAGAACAAGAATTTGCTCTCTTTGAAATACAGCATCTGGTTGAGCAAGCACCAGATTTTAATAATCGCGTTAGGTTAAGCGAAGAACTTGATCTACTGGGTTATAGAAAAATTAAAATAGAACGTCGTCTAAGAGATATTGACATTAAAAGTATTCAAAAAACCCAAAAGATTCTGCAAAAAGAATTTGCTCTTTCGGGTTTTGGGGAACTTTTCATTGATGAGGAAGAACTAGATTTTCAAAGAACTTTACCGTTAGTGCCTGGTAGTTCTCATCATATCGGAACAACCCGTATGCACTTAGATCCTAAGCAAGGCGTGGTTAATGAAAATTGCCAAGTTCACGGCATTTCTAATTTATTTATTGCTGGTAGCTCGGTCTTTCCCACCGGCAGTTATGCCAACCCAACTTTGACTATTATTGCTTTGGCAATTCGCTTAGCCGCTCATATTAAAACGCTCATGTGATCTACTTTCTAAAGTCTAATGGCTAATACCATGATCAAACGCAATCATCCCAATTCCAATCCCAACAATAATAATCCCGACAAAACGCCCCATGTCTATTCTTTCTTTAAGAACAAAACGCGCCCCCAACAAACTAATAATATAAGTGAGAGCGGTAGCCGGCCTAACAAAACTAATATCAGCCCAACTCAAAGCGCATACAAAACTTAAAAAAGCGATGGTTTGACAAATAATGCCTCGTATAATCCAAGGATTAGTGATAATTTTTTTCACCACTTCTAGCATTTCCGGTAAAGGCGCTAACTCAATTGCTCCGATCTTCTTCATCCCCATCGCATTAAAAAGATCCCCAAAACCATCAGAAAAAGCGACTATAAACACAAATAACCAAGTTTTGGGAATAGAAATACTTAACGGGAATAAGAAAAAAATTGAGCGCTTGAACCATGACTTAGATCGCTGTTCAATGGCTTCTGCCATCGCTTTTCGAGTCTTGAGGTTCTTATTGATACTCACAATAAAAACACCTAAAGTAATCGTTAGAGCCGCCATCCAACGAATCAGAGAAACTTGTTCCTTTAGTATTATCCAAGCCAGTAGAGCATTAAAAACATAGCTAGAAGCATTTACAGGCACAATAAAACTTAAATCCAGCCGCGAAACGGCTATATAATACAGCAATAAAGAAGTAACCAGAGTAATTATCCCTAGCCAGATCCAAGGGCTAGTCATTAGATAAAGGATCAAAGCCACCAAGCCGGATAGATCAAAAAGATTGGCTGCACCAAATTCTTTCATTCCTCGACTTAGCCAAATATCACCCAAAACCTGAGTTAACACCATAGATGTTAACAAAAAGAAGTTTTTCACGTTTACAAAGGTACTCCCAAGGACAATAGAGAACTACAAGTCACCGATGTTTCATTACCGATGACTGATCATTAAGGTTTTATAAATATTTATTAGTTTGCCCTGATAGACAGGGTTGGCTATCAAAAGGCTTTCCATTACCTAGCTTGTGTTGCCGGCGTGGGTTGTCCCTTCGGTAAAAGTTTTAAAACACCTAACGCCAGTTGAGAAATTTTGGGCATTAATTCAGGTCTTAATAGCTCTGGCTCAAAAACACTCATCCGTTTAGTGTTTTCTTGCAAACAAGTCGAGAAAAATAACTCAGGGGTTAAATTATCCATAAAACTGTTTGCCCCACTGGTGGTAAAGCGCTGTTCTTCGCCACCAACACCAAAGATATTAATTAAGTCCTGTACTGCTCTTTTATAGCCCCAAAGGGTATTCATCGCCCTCAAGCCGCTCCACCCCTGCCCTTGATTGATTTGGAGATAAGTAAACCAGTTGACAAAAAAGACTATATGGCGGGCTTCTTCATGGAGAATGGGATCGAAAATGGTAAAGAATGCTTCGGGTAAATATTGCGCTTGACGAGCGATATCAAACATCCCAAAGGCAAAATAAGAGTCTAAACATTCACAAAACCCAAATTCAATAAAAGCACTTTTTATGTTTTGGGGTAAAGGTTTAGCAGGAGGCTCTTGAAGAGAGATGTGGTAACGTTTAATCAGAAATTCAAGCAATCGGGCGTGACGAGTTTCTTCTCGGCCTTGCAGGGCGATCGCTTCTCGAATCATCGGATCTTCAATGGTTTCTGCCAAAGCCGTGACCATATTACCCGCATTGCGTTCGGTTTTCAACGCCTCCAACCAGAAAGGAATCCCCTGTAGCCGCTCAAGGGCAACTCCGTCTAGCTCTGGCCAAGGGATGGTTTCGGGTTCATATTCTAAATGACTTTCCATAAAGCTGCGACAGAACAGTTCTTTATGGGCTTCGCTTCCAAGTTTCATTCTTTTTCCTCACACCAAACTAGCTGTTTTATCTCTTTATCTATTCTATTTTAACCTTTTGCTGTAATGTTTGTTAGCTATTAGTGTTCCCTATCTAAACTGGCACTAAAGCCACCAAGTCTTCCCTCTCTAATGGGAAAAAGTCGCAGTTGAGTTGAATTCATTTATGTTTTAATCCCCTAAGACTTGTCATCTATTTCAATATTTAACCTTTTAATCTTAGCGGCTTTTTTTATCTGAGCAGTATAGATTATTACTTTATAATAATATTTTCAGTTTATTTGAAGTTCAAAACTCCAGCACGTTTAGAACAGGGCCTTGTGGAAGTATGCCAAGGAGTTGCCGATCTCAAATCCCTAGGGC is from Gloeothece verrucosa PCC 7822 and encodes:
- a CDS encoding M20 family metallopeptidase; its protein translation is MIKAIAHQLRDYLHTRQGEMTELLQQLVRLESPSVEPHSQQPVFDLLEKTYHQLGYRVRRIRGQTTGGQLLAIPRHHSKPQPLQLLLGHSDTVWPLGTLEKMPLQVRQGKLYGPGSYDMKAGLVFMLFAIEALIASDLKPTVAPIVFINSDEEIGSFESKNRIQRLAMRVERTWVMEPSYGSEGKLKTRRKGIGEFMIRVKGQAAHSGLAPEKGISAILELSYLIQKLFALNNPQRGITVNVGLIDGGIRPNVIAPASKAVVDVRILHPEDAEYIEQAIRHLEPTVPGIELIIEGGFDRLPMEKTPGNEKLWQLAQQAALELGFEIDEVTAGGVSDGNFTSIYSPTLDGLGAVGDEAHSLGEFVDLKSMVDRTALLSRLLWEKTLNNN
- a CDS encoding EamA family transporter; translated protein: MVLTQVLGDIWLSRGMKEFGAANLFDLSGLVALILYLMTSPWIWLGIITLVTSLLLYYIAVSRLDLSFIVPVNASSYVFNALLAWIILKEQVSLIRWMAALTITLGVFIVSINKNLKTRKAMAEAIEQRSKSWFKRSIFFLFPLSISIPKTWLFVFIVAFSDGFGDLFNAMGMKKIGAIELAPLPEMLEVVKKIITNPWIIRGIICQTIAFLSFVCALSWADISFVRPATALTYIISLLGARFVLKERIDMGRFVGIIIVGIGIGMIAFDHGISH
- a CDS encoding ATP-binding protein; protein product: MFNKYFFTSLTRISDLAAQPFEVKPIPREQWATGDYVVGEIISPLGKTAIIELVTGRMVEVLEGDQIVGAFGMRRATLEAVGDWQHIDKDGYMEALTEGGLFGKATSISFLLNNLPPMKYQGHVWRQNHKVCMQDFVPYVAPVPYNCPTILMLGTSMSCGKTTTARVIIRLLKQAGLKIVAAKLAGAGQYHDILSMQDAGADKIFDFVDIGLPSSVCLAEEFRSYVRQLLSRIAAEKPDVVIAEVGASPFEPYNGKVVLEEIKNQICCTVLCASDPYAVIGAIHEFGLQPNVISGIVTDTTAGVALVENMTGIPAITIFDRESQHKLKEILKVQLSSKHLTLSS
- a CDS encoding GMC oxidoreductase; this translates as MIFDAGKLPRDETLETEICIIGTGPAGITLAKEFIGGDFRVILLESGTFEFDQATQSLCDGEIGEPLRPYHLRARQFGGTCNKWGIQIGNGKQGIRYAPFDEIDFEKRDWLPYSGWPFSKSHLDPFYEKAHSFCQIGPYNYEATTWEDNEGRQIKFKGNQVITTVFQFGARDVFLQNYLKDIKAAPNITTYLKANVVNIETNDTANLVLRVKVATLNGNQFWVKAKTFILATGGLENARLLLLSNQTQKTGLGNQHDLVGRFFMDHFMIYCGMLLPSTKKIFDQTIFYDLRCVKGIPIMGKLALTQQTMREQQLLNTATYLIPRYKTYHLQRMSLRALEILQSSLKQKKIYPNMARYLNRLIGGKLTHIVHAIPRKITRRPFYYASIAEGGWSSLPNKEQEFALFEIQHLVEQAPDFNNRVRLSEELDLLGYRKIKIERRLRDIDIKSIQKTQKILQKEFALSGFGELFIDEEELDFQRTLPLVPGSSHHIGTTRMHLDPKQGVVNENCQVHGISNLFIAGSSVFPTGSYANPTLTIIALAIRLAAHIKTLM
- a CDS encoding ferritin-like domain-containing protein, whose translation is MKLGSEAHKELFCRSFMESHLEYEPETIPWPELDGVALERLQGIPFWLEALKTERNAGNMVTALAETIEDPMIREAIALQGREETRHARLLEFLIKRYHISLQEPPAKPLPQNIKSAFIEFGFCECLDSYFAFGMFDIARQAQYLPEAFFTIFDPILHEEARHIVFFVNWFTYLQINQGQGWSGLRAMNTLWGYKRAVQDLINIFGVGGEEQRFTTSGANSFMDNLTPELFFSTCLQENTKRMSVFEPELLRPELMPKISQLALGVLKLLPKGQPTPATQAR